A window of the Salvelinus sp. IW2-2015 linkage group LG3, ASM291031v2, whole genome shotgun sequence genome harbors these coding sequences:
- the si:dkey-219e21.4 gene encoding tripartite motif-containing protein 14 isoform X1: MADKDLLTDDQRPDVSPGSLLSVQSGAMDPPVEYQAVLQDGTLSLVPLDSPATGDGVVQPYPRSPKLLRKVAASRHLSEEQLSRRLEELQSERTRTKAHIQSLKKRKADLSRSTEVMKHQVRERVEGMRAALQRDQQAMVDSLELDRIETSARLDHVLKGWDQHLGLVQRSITTTQKSLGQTWTGGDKQNLPDNLSHKKPDASEAEIRLNEERFEKLLKTLRSFYKDLKAQLQRKTLLLGNKPLCLLIHLATEAVIKSLHDSFPVMMDRQTCHSKITVTGEGRGMCFSDFAQSSPEHPLQFDKVCCALGSVAVTTGQRYWEADVRCCSAWAVGVAYGCLDRKGRDKGAKLGRNRNSWCVELRHGRLSAWHNDRHVSCSASGRGVPGRVGVWVHYEKGKLAFYDAETMKVLQEFSAALTTVFDRVHHQFTEPLYPAFCFLRPSEGQVWPSHMEIRDFNTPIAIHKCQ; this comes from the exons ATGGCAGATAAGGACCTACTAACCGATGACCAGAGACCGGACGTGTCCCCTGGCTCTTTGCTCTCAGTCCAGAGTGGTGCCATGGATCCCCCTGTAGAATATCAGGCAGTGCTACAGGATGGCACGCTCTCACTGGTCCCCCTCGACAGTCCCGCTACTGGAGACGGGGTGGTTCAGCCGTACCCTCGCTCCCCAAAGCTGCTCCGCAAGGTGGCTGCATCCAGACATCTCTCTGAG GAGCAGCTGTCCAGGCGCCTGGAGGAACTGCAGTCAGAAAGAACCAGAACTAAGGCCCACATTCAATCTCTGAAGAAACGCAAGGCTGATCTCTCT AGGAGCACAGAGGTGATGAAGCACCAGGTGAGGGAGAGGGTCGAGGGCATGAGGGCTGCCCTGCAGAGAGACCAGCAGGCCATGGTGGACTCTCTGGAGCTGGACCGCATAGAGACCAGCGCCAGACTAGACCATGTCCTGAAGGGCTGGGACCAGCACCTAGGACTGGTCCAGAGGAGCATCACCACTACCCAGAAATCCCTGGGGCAGACTTGGACAGGGGGCGATAAACAG AATCTTCCTGACAATctcag CCATAAGAAGCCAGATGCTTCCGAAGCAGAGATCCGGCTGAACGAAGAGAGGTTTGAGAAGCTTCTGAAAACCCTACGCTCCTTCTACAAGGACCTGAAGGCCCAGCTTCAGAGGAAGACACTGTTGCTGGGTAACAAACCGTTATGTCTGCTTATCCACCTAGCCACAGAGGCTGTGATCAAATCTCTACATG ATTCTTTCCCAGTGATGATGGACAGGCAGACCTGCCATAGCAAGATCACAGTGACGGGAGAAGGACGAGGCATGTGCTTCTCTGACTTCGCCCAGTCTTCTCCAGAGCACCCTCTCCAGTTCGACAAGGTCTGCTGTGCCCTGGGCTCTGTCGCCGTGACAACGGGCCAACGCTACTGGGAGGCCGACGTCCGCTGCTGCTCCGCCTGGGCTGTGGGCGTGGCCTACGGCTGCCTGGACAGGAAGGGGCGGGACAAAGGCGCCAAGCTGGGGCGGAACAGAAACTCGTGGTGTGTGGAGCTCAGGCATGGCCGTCTCTCCGCCTGGCACAACGACAGGCACGTGTCGTGCTCCGCAAGCGGGCGAGGGGTGCCAGGTAGGGTGGGCGTGTGGGTGCACTACGAGAAGGGAAAGCTGGCGTTCTACGATGCCGAGACTATGAAGGTCCTGCAGGAGTTCTCTGCAGCCCTGACGACCGTGTTTGACAGGGTGCATCATCAGTTCACTGAGCCCCTGTACCCTGCGTTCTGCTTCCTAAGACCATCAGAGGGACAGGTGTGGCCCAGCCATATGGAGATACGGGACTTCAACACTCCCATAGCGATCCATAAATGTCAATAA
- the si:dkey-219e21.4 gene encoding E3 ubiquitin-protein ligase TRIM62 isoform X2 — protein MADKDLLTDDQRPDVSPGSLLSVQSGAMDPPVEYQAVLQDGTLSLVPLDSPATGDGVVQPYPRSPKLLRKVAASRHLSEEQLSRRLEELQSERTRTKAHIQSLKKRKADLSRSTEVMKHQVRERVEGMRAALQRDQQAMVDSLELDRIETSARLDHVLKGWDQHLGLVQRSITTTQKSLGQTWTGGDKQNLPDNLSHKKPDASEAEIRLNEERFEKLLKTLRSFYKDLKAQLQRKTLLLDSFPVMMDRQTCHSKITVTGEGRGMCFSDFAQSSPEHPLQFDKVCCALGSVAVTTGQRYWEADVRCCSAWAVGVAYGCLDRKGRDKGAKLGRNRNSWCVELRHGRLSAWHNDRHVSCSASGRGVPGRVGVWVHYEKGKLAFYDAETMKVLQEFSAALTTVFDRVHHQFTEPLYPAFCFLRPSEGQVWPSHMEIRDFNTPIAIHKCQ, from the exons ATGGCAGATAAGGACCTACTAACCGATGACCAGAGACCGGACGTGTCCCCTGGCTCTTTGCTCTCAGTCCAGAGTGGTGCCATGGATCCCCCTGTAGAATATCAGGCAGTGCTACAGGATGGCACGCTCTCACTGGTCCCCCTCGACAGTCCCGCTACTGGAGACGGGGTGGTTCAGCCGTACCCTCGCTCCCCAAAGCTGCTCCGCAAGGTGGCTGCATCCAGACATCTCTCTGAG GAGCAGCTGTCCAGGCGCCTGGAGGAACTGCAGTCAGAAAGAACCAGAACTAAGGCCCACATTCAATCTCTGAAGAAACGCAAGGCTGATCTCTCT AGGAGCACAGAGGTGATGAAGCACCAGGTGAGGGAGAGGGTCGAGGGCATGAGGGCTGCCCTGCAGAGAGACCAGCAGGCCATGGTGGACTCTCTGGAGCTGGACCGCATAGAGACCAGCGCCAGACTAGACCATGTCCTGAAGGGCTGGGACCAGCACCTAGGACTGGTCCAGAGGAGCATCACCACTACCCAGAAATCCCTGGGGCAGACTTGGACAGGGGGCGATAAACAG AATCTTCCTGACAATctcag CCATAAGAAGCCAGATGCTTCCGAAGCAGAGATCCGGCTGAACGAAGAGAGGTTTGAGAAGCTTCTGAAAACCCTACGCTCCTTCTACAAGGACCTGAAGGCCCAGCTTCAGAGGAAGACACTGTTGCTGG ATTCTTTCCCAGTGATGATGGACAGGCAGACCTGCCATAGCAAGATCACAGTGACGGGAGAAGGACGAGGCATGTGCTTCTCTGACTTCGCCCAGTCTTCTCCAGAGCACCCTCTCCAGTTCGACAAGGTCTGCTGTGCCCTGGGCTCTGTCGCCGTGACAACGGGCCAACGCTACTGGGAGGCCGACGTCCGCTGCTGCTCCGCCTGGGCTGTGGGCGTGGCCTACGGCTGCCTGGACAGGAAGGGGCGGGACAAAGGCGCCAAGCTGGGGCGGAACAGAAACTCGTGGTGTGTGGAGCTCAGGCATGGCCGTCTCTCCGCCTGGCACAACGACAGGCACGTGTCGTGCTCCGCAAGCGGGCGAGGGGTGCCAGGTAGGGTGGGCGTGTGGGTGCACTACGAGAAGGGAAAGCTGGCGTTCTACGATGCCGAGACTATGAAGGTCCTGCAGGAGTTCTCTGCAGCCCTGACGACCGTGTTTGACAGGGTGCATCATCAGTTCACTGAGCCCCTGTACCCTGCGTTCTGCTTCCTAAGACCATCAGAGGGACAGGTGTGGCCCAGCCATATGGAGATACGGGACTTCAACACTCCCATAGCGATCCATAAATGTCAATAA